One region of Enterobacter ludwigii genomic DNA includes:
- the sstT gene encoding serine/threonine transporter SstT: MSTQSTGLFARLAQGSLVKQILTGLVLGILLAMVSKPAAEATGLLGTLFVGALKAVAPVLVLMLVMASIANHQHGQKTNIRPILFLYLLGTFSAALTAVVFSFLFPSTLHLTSAAGDITPPSGIVEVLRGLLMSMVSNPITALMSGNYIGILVWAIGLGFALRHGNDTTKNLVNDMSNAVTFMVKLVIRFAPIGIFGLVSSTLATTGFDALWGYAQLLVVLVGCMLLVALVINPLLVFWQIRRNPYPLVLTCLRESGVYAFFTRSSAANIPVNMALAEKLNLDRDTYSVSIPLGATVNMAGAAITITVLTLAAVNTLGIPVDLPTALLLSVVASLCACGASGVAGGSLLLIPLACNMFGIPNEIAMQVVAVGFIIGVLQDSCETALNSSTDVLFTAAACQAEDARLAKNALRG; encoded by the coding sequence ATGAGCACACAATCAACTGGGCTTTTTGCGCGCCTGGCGCAGGGGAGTCTTGTAAAACAAATTCTGACAGGACTGGTACTGGGTATTCTGCTGGCGATGGTGTCAAAGCCTGCAGCAGAAGCAACGGGATTACTTGGTACGCTTTTCGTTGGCGCACTGAAAGCCGTCGCGCCGGTACTGGTTCTTATGCTGGTTATGGCGTCGATTGCCAACCATCAGCACGGACAAAAAACCAACATTCGCCCTATTCTGTTCCTGTATCTTCTGGGTACCTTCTCTGCTGCATTAACAGCCGTTGTGTTTAGCTTCCTCTTCCCGTCCACGCTGCATCTGACCAGCGCCGCTGGCGATATCACACCGCCATCCGGGATTGTGGAAGTGCTGCGCGGTCTGCTGATGAGCATGGTATCCAACCCAATCACGGCGCTGATGAGCGGAAACTACATCGGCATCCTGGTCTGGGCGATTGGTCTGGGCTTTGCGCTGCGTCACGGTAACGACACCACCAAAAATCTGGTCAACGATATGTCCAACGCCGTGACCTTCATGGTGAAACTGGTGATTCGTTTTGCGCCAATCGGGATCTTCGGTCTGGTCTCCTCCACGCTCGCAACCACCGGCTTTGACGCGCTGTGGGGCTACGCGCAGCTGCTGGTCGTTCTGGTTGGCTGTATGCTGCTGGTGGCACTGGTGATCAACCCGCTGCTGGTGTTCTGGCAGATCCGCCGCAACCCGTATCCGCTGGTACTGACCTGTCTGCGTGAAAGCGGCGTCTACGCCTTCTTCACCCGTAGTTCGGCAGCGAACATCCCGGTGAACATGGCGCTGGCGGAGAAACTGAACCTGGATCGCGATACCTATTCCGTATCAATCCCACTGGGCGCCACCGTGAACATGGCGGGTGCGGCCATCACCATCACCGTCCTGACGCTGGCGGCGGTGAATACGCTGGGTATTCCGGTGGATCTGCCAACCGCACTGCTGTTGAGCGTGGTGGCGTCGCTGTGTGCCTGTGGCGCATCCGGCGTGGCGGGCGGTTCACTGCTGTTGATCCCGCTGGCCTGTAATATGTTCGGTATCCCGAATGAGATTGCCATGCAGGTTGTGGCCGTCGGCTTTATTATCGGCGTGCTGCAGGACTCCTGCGAAACCGCGCTGAACTCCTCTACCGACGTGCTGTTCACCGCAGCGGCCTGTCAGGCGGAAGACGCGCGTTTAGCGAAGAACGCCCTGCGAGGTTAA
- a CDS encoding NADPH-dependent 2,4-dienoyl-CoA reductase, with protein MSRYPSLFAPLDLGFTTLKNRVLMGSMHTGLEEHPDGAERLAAFYAERARHGVALIVTGGVAPAPSGVGMEGGAVLNDVSQLPHHRIVTDAVHNEGGKIALQILHTGRYSYQPNLVAPSAIQAPINRFKPHALSHDEILALIDDFARCAALAREAGYDGVEVMGSEGYLINEFLAARTNHRDDEWGGDYARRMRFAVEVVRAVRERAGADFIIVFRLSMLDLVEGGGTLDETVQLAQAIEAAGATIINTGIGWHEARIPTIATPVPRAAFSWVTRKLKGKVSIPLVTTNRINDPQVADDVISRGDADMVSMARPFLADAELLSKAQSGRADEINTCIGCNQACLDQIFVGKVTSCLVNPRACHETKMPVVPVVNQKRLAVVGAGPAGLAFAVNAASRGHSVTLFDAATEIGGQFNIAKQIPGKEEFYETLRYYRRMIELTGVDLRLNQFVKADDLMDFDEVILASGIAPRTPAIEGVDHPKVLSYLDVLRDKVPVGEKVAIIGCGGIGFDTAMYLSQPGEATSQNIAEFCVEWGIDTSLNQSGGLRPEGQQLPKSPRQIVMLQRKASKPGEGLGKTTGWIHRATLLSRGVKMIPAVTYQKIDDEGLHVLIGGEPQLLQVDHVILCAGQEPKRDLADPLREAGKTVHLIGGCDVAMELDARRAIAQGTQLALKI; from the coding sequence ATGAGCCGCTACCCGTCGCTATTCGCCCCCCTTGATCTGGGGTTCACAACGCTCAAAAACCGCGTGTTAATGGGCTCTATGCACACCGGTCTGGAAGAGCATCCGGACGGGGCTGAACGTCTCGCGGCCTTCTACGCCGAGCGTGCCCGGCACGGGGTGGCGCTGATTGTTACTGGTGGCGTCGCGCCTGCGCCTTCCGGCGTCGGCATGGAGGGCGGTGCGGTGTTGAACGATGTGTCACAGCTGCCTCACCACCGCATTGTGACCGATGCGGTGCACAATGAAGGCGGGAAAATCGCCCTGCAAATCCTGCATACCGGCCGCTACAGCTATCAACCGAATCTGGTCGCACCCTCGGCGATTCAGGCTCCCATTAACCGCTTCAAACCGCATGCCCTCAGCCACGACGAGATCCTGGCGCTGATTGATGACTTTGCCCGCTGCGCCGCGCTGGCACGTGAAGCGGGCTACGATGGCGTCGAGGTGATGGGTTCAGAAGGCTACCTGATTAACGAATTCCTCGCCGCCCGCACTAACCACCGTGACGACGAATGGGGTGGCGATTATGCCCGCCGCATGCGCTTTGCGGTGGAAGTGGTGCGCGCCGTGCGTGAACGTGCGGGCGCTGATTTTATTATCGTCTTCCGCCTGTCGATGCTCGATCTGGTGGAGGGCGGTGGAACATTAGACGAAACCGTGCAACTGGCACAGGCGATTGAAGCCGCAGGTGCAACCATCATTAACACCGGCATCGGCTGGCACGAAGCCCGCATTCCGACCATCGCCACGCCGGTACCGCGCGCGGCATTCAGCTGGGTGACGCGCAAGCTGAAAGGAAAAGTCTCTATTCCGCTGGTGACCACCAACCGTATTAACGATCCGCAGGTAGCGGACGATGTTATTTCACGCGGTGATGCCGATATGGTGTCGATGGCACGTCCGTTCCTGGCCGATGCCGAACTGCTGTCCAAAGCGCAGAGCGGCCGCGCGGATGAGATCAACACCTGCATCGGCTGTAACCAGGCGTGTCTGGATCAGATCTTCGTCGGCAAAGTCACCTCTTGTCTCGTCAACCCACGCGCCTGCCACGAAACCAAAATGCCCGTCGTACCGGTGGTCAACCAAAAACGCCTCGCCGTGGTCGGCGCGGGTCCGGCAGGGCTGGCATTCGCGGTGAATGCCGCCTCACGGGGACATAGCGTGACGCTGTTTGATGCCGCAACGGAGATCGGCGGACAGTTTAATATCGCCAAACAGATCCCCGGCAAAGAGGAGTTCTATGAAACTCTGCGCTACTACCGCCGGATGATCGAACTCACAGGGGTCGATCTGCGTCTTAACCAGTTTGTGAAGGCAGACGATCTGATGGATTTTGACGAAGTGATCCTGGCGAGCGGGATCGCCCCGCGTACACCGGCGATCGAGGGCGTCGATCATCCGAAAGTGTTGAGCTACCTGGATGTATTGCGTGACAAAGTACCGGTCGGCGAAAAGGTAGCGATTATCGGCTGCGGCGGGATCGGTTTTGATACCGCGATGTATTTAAGCCAGCCGGGAGAAGCAACCAGCCAGAATATTGCCGAGTTTTGCGTGGAATGGGGCATCGACACCAGCCTGAATCAGTCCGGTGGGTTACGCCCTGAAGGGCAGCAACTCCCCAAAAGCCCGCGTCAGATCGTGATGTTGCAGCGTAAAGCCAGCAAACCAGGCGAAGGGCTGGGCAAAACCACCGGCTGGATCCATCGCGCCACCCTGCTCTCTCGCGGCGTGAAGATGATCCCGGCGGTCACTTATCAGAAGATCGATGATGAGGGGCTGCACGTGCTGATCGGCGGTGAACCGCAGCTGCTGCAGGTTGATCATGTGATTTTATGTGCCGGGCAGGAACCGAAGCGCGATCTGGCCGATCCGCTGCGTGAAGCGGGCAAAACGGTGCATTTGATTGGCGGATGTGATGTGGCGATGGAGCTGGATGCACGGCGCGCAATTGCGCAGGGCACCCAGCTGGCACTGAAGATTTAG
- a CDS encoding Gfo/Idh/MocA family oxidoreductase produces the protein MIRFAVIGTNWITRQFVDAAHETGKYKLTAVYSRSLEQAQTFANDYLVEHLFTSLDEMAQSDAIDAVYIASPNSLHFPQTRLFLSHKKHVICEKPLASNIQEVEAAIALARENQVVLFEAFKTASLPNFLLLQQSLPKIGKVRKAFINYCQYSSRYQRYLDGENPNTFNPAFSNGSIMDIGFYCLASAVALWGEPHSVSAQASLLESGVDAHGVVTLDYGDFSVTLQHSKVSDSVLPSEIQGEAGSLVIEKISECQRLSFVPRGGKAQELTQPQHINTMLYEAEVFARLVEDNEVNHPGLAVSRTTAKLQTEIRRQTGVVFPADDVSAEAIA, from the coding sequence ATGATACGTTTCGCAGTCATTGGAACGAACTGGATCACACGCCAGTTCGTCGACGCCGCCCACGAAACCGGCAAATATAAACTCACCGCAGTCTATTCCCGCAGCCTCGAGCAGGCGCAGACCTTCGCGAACGATTACCTGGTCGAACATCTGTTCACCTCGCTCGACGAGATGGCGCAAAGCGATGCCATTGACGCGGTCTATATTGCCAGCCCGAACTCCCTGCACTTCCCGCAAACCAGGCTGTTCCTCAGCCATAAAAAGCATGTGATTTGCGAGAAGCCGCTGGCCTCGAATATTCAGGAAGTGGAAGCCGCCATTGCGCTTGCCCGCGAAAACCAGGTGGTGCTGTTCGAAGCGTTCAAAACCGCCAGCCTGCCGAACTTCCTGCTGTTGCAGCAGTCCCTGCCGAAAATTGGCAAAGTGCGTAAAGCCTTTATTAACTACTGCCAGTACTCATCTCGCTATCAGCGTTACCTCGACGGCGAGAACCCGAACACCTTCAACCCGGCCTTCTCTAACGGCTCGATTATGGATATCGGTTTCTACTGCCTGGCTTCCGCCGTGGCACTGTGGGGCGAGCCACACAGCGTCAGTGCACAAGCCAGCCTGCTGGAAAGCGGCGTAGATGCGCACGGCGTAGTGACGCTGGATTACGGGGATTTCAGCGTCACGCTGCAACATTCAAAAGTGAGTGATTCTGTGCTGCCAAGTGAAATTCAGGGTGAAGCGGGATCGCTGGTTATCGAAAAAATTTCTGAGTGTCAGAGGCTGAGCTTTGTCCCGCGCGGCGGTAAAGCGCAAGAGCTGACGCAGCCTCAGCATATTAACACTATGCTCTATGAGGCAGAGGTCTTTGCCCGTCTGGTCGAAGACAACGAAGTGAACCACCCTGGACTCGCGGTCAGTCGCACCACGGCGAAACTGCAAACGGAGATCCGCCGTCAGACTGGCGTGGTCTTCCCGGCAGATGACGTGAGCGCAGAAGCTATCGCGTAA
- a CDS encoding M48 family metallopeptidase, with protein MNQLTYLQGYPEHLLSQVRSLIAGQKLGAVLEKRYPGTHDFTTDKALWQYTQDLKSRYLKSAPPINKVMYDNKIHVLKNALGLHTAISRVQGGKLKAKAEIRVATVFRNAPEAFLRMIVVHELAHLKEKEHDKAFYSLCCHMEPQYHQLEFDTRLWLTHLSLKGNAQ; from the coding sequence ATGAACCAACTTACTTATCTCCAGGGCTACCCGGAGCATTTACTTTCTCAGGTTCGCAGCCTGATTGCCGGGCAGAAGCTCGGCGCGGTGCTGGAAAAACGCTACCCCGGGACCCACGATTTCACGACCGACAAAGCCCTCTGGCAGTATACGCAGGATCTGAAAAGCCGGTATCTGAAGAGCGCGCCGCCGATCAACAAGGTAATGTACGATAACAAGATCCACGTGCTGAAAAACGCGCTTGGTCTGCATACCGCCATCTCCCGCGTGCAGGGCGGCAAGCTGAAAGCCAAAGCGGAGATCCGGGTTGCGACCGTATTTCGTAACGCGCCGGAAGCGTTCCTGCGAATGATCGTGGTGCACGAACTGGCGCATCTGAAAGAGAAAGAGCACGACAAAGCCTTCTATTCCCTGTGCTGCCACATGGAGCCGCAGTACCATCAGCTGGAGTTTGATACCCGTTTGTGGCTTACGCATTTATCGTTAAAGGGTAATGCGCAGTAG
- the rlmG gene encoding 23S rRNA (guanine(1835)-N(2))-methyltransferase RlmG codes for MSHLDNGFRSLNLKRFPETDDVNPLQAWEAADEYLLQQLDDTEISGPVLILNDAFGALGCALAEHTPYSIGDSYLSELATRENLRHNDIEESSVKFLDSTADYPQAPGVVLIKVPKTMALLEQQLRALRKVVTPETRIIAGAKARDIHTSTLELFEKVLGPTTTTLAWKKARLINCTFSAPELADAPETLSWKLEGTDWTIYNHANVFSRTGLDIGARFFIEHLPENLEGEIVDLGCGNGVIGLTLLAKNPQASVVFSDESPMAVASSRLNVETNMPEALDRCEFMINNALSGVEPFRFNAVLCNPPFHQKHALTDNVAWEMFHHARRCLKINGELYIVANRHLDYFHKLKKIFGNCTTIATNNKFVVLKSVKLGRRR; via the coding sequence ATGAGCCACTTAGACAACGGTTTCCGTTCACTCAACCTTAAACGTTTCCCGGAAACGGACGACGTTAACCCACTTCAGGCGTGGGAAGCGGCAGATGAATATCTGCTGCAGCAGTTGGATGACACTGAAATCAGCGGCCCGGTTTTGATCCTGAATGATGCGTTTGGCGCGCTGGGCTGTGCGCTGGCGGAACATACGCCATACAGCATCGGTGATTCCTATTTAAGCGAGCTGGCGACGCGTGAGAACCTGCGTCATAACGACATCGAAGAATCCAGCGTGAAGTTCCTCGACAGCACTGCGGACTACCCGCAGGCACCTGGCGTGGTGCTGATTAAAGTACCCAAAACCATGGCGTTGCTTGAGCAACAACTGCGTGCGCTGCGTAAAGTCGTCACGCCAGAAACCCGCATCATTGCGGGGGCCAAAGCGCGTGATATTCACACCTCGACGCTGGAGCTGTTTGAGAAAGTGCTTGGCCCAACCACGACCACGCTGGCGTGGAAAAAAGCGCGTCTGATCAACTGTACCTTCAGTGCACCGGAGCTGGCTGATGCGCCAGAGACGCTGAGCTGGAAGCTGGAAGGAACCGACTGGACTATCTACAACCACGCGAACGTCTTCTCCCGCACCGGTCTGGATATCGGGGCGCGTTTCTTTATCGAACATCTGCCGGAAAATCTGGAAGGCGAAATTGTAGACCTGGGCTGCGGTAACGGCGTAATTGGCCTGACGCTGCTGGCGAAAAACCCGCAAGCCAGCGTGGTGTTCAGCGATGAATCGCCAATGGCGGTGGCTTCCAGTCGTCTGAACGTAGAAACCAACATGCCAGAGGCGCTGGATCGCTGCGAGTTTATGATCAACAACGCGCTGTCGGGTGTGGAGCCTTTCCGCTTCAATGCCGTTCTGTGTAACCCGCCGTTCCACCAGAAGCACGCCCTGACGGACAACGTCGCCTGGGAGATGTTCCACCACGCGCGCCGTTGCCTGAAAATTAACGGCGAGCTGTACATCGTAGCGAACCGCCATCTGGACTACTTCCACAAGCTGAAGAAGATTTTCGGTAACTGCACCACGATTGCCACCAACAACAAATTCGTGGTGCTGAAATCCGTGAAGCTGGGTCGTCGTCGCTAA
- the lsrK gene encoding autoinducer-2 kinase, producing MSYLLALDAGTGSVRAVIFDLQGNQIAVGQAEWKHLSVENVPGSMEFDLATNWQLTCQCIRQALERARLSAADIQSVACCSMREGIVLYDRNGEAIWACANVDARASREVAELKEIHDDRFESEVYDVSGQTLALSAMPRLLWLAHHRPDIYRKAATITMISDWLAAKLSGELAVDPSNAGTTGMLDLFSRDWRPALLDMAGLRADILSPVKETGTVLGAIAKAAAQQSGLREGTPVVMGGGDVQLGCLGLGVVRAGQTAVLGGTFWQQVVNLPQVRTDPEMNIRVNPHVIPGMVQAESISFFTGLTMRWFRDAFCAEEKLIAERMGMDTYTLLEEMASRVPAGSHGVMPIFSDAMHFKQWYHAAPSFINLSIDPEKCNKATLFRALEENAAIVSACNLAQISRFSGVTFESLVFAGGGAKGALWSQILSDVTGLPVRVPEVKEATALGCAIAAGTGAGLFADMASTGERLVKWSREFTPNPEHRDLYDGMMQKWQAVYADQLGLVDSGLTTSMWQAPGLVRSPSPRPSP from the coding sequence ATGAGTTACCTTTTAGCGTTAGATGCAGGGACAGGCAGCGTTCGCGCCGTTATTTTTGATTTGCAGGGCAACCAGATTGCCGTCGGCCAGGCCGAGTGGAAACACCTGAGCGTGGAGAACGTGCCGGGCTCGATGGAATTTGACCTCGCCACCAACTGGCAGCTCACCTGCCAATGCATTCGCCAGGCGCTGGAGCGCGCGCGACTGAGCGCGGCGGATATTCAGTCCGTTGCCTGCTGCTCCATGCGCGAGGGAATAGTTCTGTATGATCGCAACGGCGAAGCCATCTGGGCCTGCGCTAATGTCGACGCCCGCGCCAGCCGCGAGGTGGCTGAACTCAAAGAGATCCACGACGACCGTTTTGAATCCGAAGTGTATGACGTCTCCGGCCAGACCCTGGCCCTGAGCGCCATGCCGCGCCTGCTGTGGCTGGCGCACCATCGTCCGGATATCTACCGCAAAGCGGCGACCATCACCATGATCAGCGACTGGCTGGCGGCGAAGCTCTCCGGCGAGCTGGCGGTAGATCCGTCGAACGCGGGCACGACCGGCATGTTGGATCTGTTCTCCCGTGACTGGCGACCCGCACTGCTGGACATGGCCGGGCTACGCGCCGATATCCTCTCCCCGGTAAAAGAAACCGGCACCGTGCTGGGCGCGATCGCCAAAGCCGCCGCACAGCAGAGCGGTCTGCGCGAAGGGACGCCGGTGGTGATGGGCGGTGGTGACGTGCAGCTTGGGTGTCTGGGGCTGGGCGTGGTGCGCGCCGGGCAAACGGCAGTGTTAGGCGGGACGTTCTGGCAACAGGTGGTCAACCTGCCGCAGGTACGAACCGATCCTGAGATGAATATCCGCGTAAACCCACACGTTATTCCTGGCATGGTTCAGGCGGAGTCAATCAGCTTCTTCACCGGGCTTACTATGCGCTGGTTCCGTGATGCCTTCTGCGCAGAGGAAAAACTGATTGCCGAGCGGATGGGCATGGATACCTACACCCTGCTGGAAGAGATGGCCAGCCGCGTGCCTGCGGGCTCACATGGGGTGATGCCGATCTTCTCCGATGCCATGCATTTTAAGCAGTGGTATCACGCTGCGCCGTCGTTTATTAACCTCTCTATCGACCCGGAAAAGTGCAACAAGGCGACGCTGTTCCGTGCGCTGGAAGAGAACGCCGCAATTGTTTCGGCCTGCAATCTGGCACAGATTTCGCGTTTTTCCGGCGTGACGTTTGAGAGCCTCGTCTTCGCCGGTGGGGGAGCGAAAGGTGCCTTGTGGAGCCAGATTTTAAGCGACGTCACCGGGCTGCCGGTACGCGTTCCGGAAGTGAAAGAGGCCACCGCACTGGGCTGTGCGATTGCGGCCGGAACGGGGGCGGGACTGTTTGCAGATATGGCCTCAACGGGCGAGCGGCTGGTGAAGTGGAGCCGGGAGTTTACGCCGAACCCGGAACACCGCGACTTGTACGACGGCATGATGCAGAAGTGGCAGGCGGTGTATGCCGACCAGCTTGGGCTGGTGGACAGCGGGCTGACGACGTCGATGTGGCAGGCTCCGGGGCTGGTGCGCTCCCCCTCCCCCCGGCCCTCTCCCTGA
- a CDS encoding altronate dehydratase family protein, whose protein sequence is MQYIKIHSLDNVAVALADLTEGTKVTFDNQSVTLRQAIGRGHKFALTPIAKGENVVKYGLPIGHALADIVPGEYIHSHNTRTNLSDLDEYSYQPDLPAKESQAADREVQIYRRTSGEVGIRNELWILPTVGCVNGIARQIQTRFLKETNNAEGTDGVHLFSHTYGCSQLGDDHINTRTMLQNMVRHPNAGAVLVIGLGCENNQVDAFRETLGVFDPERVHFMVCQHQDDEVEAGIEQLHQLYEVMRHDKREPGKLSELKFGLECGGSDGLSGITANPMLGRFSDYVIANGGTTVLTEVPEMFGAERILMSHCRDEETFEKTVTMVNDFKQYFIAHNQPIYENPSPGNKAGGITTLEEKSLGCTQKAGASQVVDVLRYGERLKTHGLNLLSAPGNDAVATSALAGAGCHMVLFSTGRGTPYGGFVPTVKIATNSELAAKKKHWIDFDAGQLIHGKAMSSLLTEFVDTIVEFANGKQTCNEKNDFRELAIFKSGVTL, encoded by the coding sequence ATGCAATACATCAAAATCCATTCGCTGGATAACGTTGCCGTAGCGCTGGCAGATCTGACCGAGGGGACGAAAGTCACTTTTGATAATCAGTCGGTCACGTTACGCCAGGCCATTGGACGCGGACATAAATTTGCCCTGACCCCCATCGCTAAAGGGGAGAACGTGGTGAAGTATGGTTTGCCGATTGGTCATGCGCTCGCGGATATTGTGCCGGGTGAATACATTCATTCTCACAATACCCGTACTAATCTGAGCGATCTGGACGAGTACAGCTATCAACCTGATTTACCCGCGAAAGAGAGTCAGGCGGCGGATCGTGAAGTGCAGATCTACCGTCGCACCAGTGGTGAAGTGGGGATCCGCAATGAGCTGTGGATCCTCCCTACCGTCGGTTGCGTGAATGGGATTGCACGTCAAATTCAGACCCGCTTTCTGAAAGAGACCAATAATGCTGAAGGCACCGATGGCGTACATCTATTCAGCCATACTTACGGCTGCTCACAGCTCGGCGACGACCATATCAACACGCGCACCATGCTGCAAAATATGGTGCGCCATCCGAATGCCGGTGCGGTGCTGGTGATCGGTCTGGGGTGCGAAAACAATCAGGTCGATGCCTTCCGTGAGACGCTGGGCGTGTTTGACCCTGAGCGCGTACATTTTATGGTATGCCAGCACCAGGATGACGAAGTGGAAGCGGGTATTGAGCAACTCCACCAGCTGTATGAGGTGATGCGCCACGACAAACGCGAGCCGGGCAAGTTGAGCGAGCTGAAGTTTGGTCTGGAGTGCGGCGGGTCTGATGGCCTGTCTGGTATCACCGCTAATCCGATGCTGGGCCGCTTCTCGGATTACGTGATCGCCAACGGCGGCACGACGGTACTGACAGAAGTGCCGGAAATGTTCGGTGCGGAACGTATTTTGATGAGCCACTGCCGTGACGAAGAGACGTTTGAAAAAACCGTCACCATGGTGAATGACTTTAAACAGTACTTCATCGCCCACAACCAGCCGATTTATGAGAACCCGTCGCCGGGTAACAAAGCGGGTGGTATCACCACGCTGGAAGAAAAATCTCTCGGCTGCACCCAGAAAGCGGGGGCCAGCCAGGTGGTGGACGTTCTGCGTTACGGTGAGCGGCTGAAAACGCACGGCCTAAACCTGCTGAGTGCACCGGGTAACGATGCCGTGGCAACCAGTGCGCTGGCCGGGGCTGGCTGTCATATGGTGCTGTTCAGTACGGGCCGAGGTACGCCATACGGTGGTTTTGTGCCAACAGTGAAAATCGCCACCAACAGCGAGCTGGCAGCAAAGAAAAAGCACTGGATCGACTTTGATGCCGGTCAGCTCATTCACGGCAAAGCGATGTCGTCATTGCTGACGGAGTTTGTGGATACAATCGTAGAATTTGCCAACGGCAAGCAGACCTGCAACGAGAAGAATGATTTCCGCGAGCTGGCGATCTTTAAGAGTGGTGTGACGCTGTAA
- a CDS encoding TerC family protein, with the protein MHSVGTPMLWGGFAVVVLIMLAIDLFLQGRRGEHGMTMKQAAVWSLVWVTLSLLFCAAFWWYLASTEGRAVADPQALAFLTGYLIEKALAVDNVFVWLMLFSYFAVPAALQRRVLVYGVLGAIVLRTIMIFAGSWLITQFEWLLYVFGAFLLFTGVKMALAKEDGSAIGDRPLVKWIRGHLRMTDKIESEHFFVRKNGLLFATPLLLVLILVELSDVIFAVDSIPAIFAVTTDPFIVLTSNLFAILGLRAMYFLLAGAAERFSMLKYGLSVILVFIGIKMLIVDFYHIPIAISLGVVFGILNVTLIINTWVNRQHDRKQQV; encoded by the coding sequence ATGCATTCTGTCGGCACTCCAATGTTGTGGGGCGGATTCGCGGTTGTCGTGCTCATCATGCTGGCGATCGACCTCTTTTTGCAGGGGCGTCGTGGCGAACACGGCATGACCATGAAACAGGCTGCCGTCTGGTCGCTGGTGTGGGTTACCCTCTCCCTGCTCTTCTGTGCTGCCTTTTGGTGGTATCTGGCCTCGACTGAAGGCCGTGCGGTGGCAGATCCTCAAGCGCTCGCCTTCCTCACCGGTTATCTGATTGAAAAAGCCCTGGCGGTTGATAACGTCTTCGTCTGGCTGATGCTGTTCAGCTACTTTGCCGTGCCTGCAGCCCTGCAGCGCCGCGTGCTGGTCTATGGCGTGCTGGGCGCGATCGTTCTGCGTACCATCATGATCTTCGCCGGTAGCTGGCTGATTACGCAGTTTGAATGGCTGCTGTATGTCTTCGGTGCGTTCCTGCTGTTCACCGGGGTCAAAATGGCTCTGGCAAAAGAAGATGGCTCAGCGATTGGCGATCGCCCGCTGGTGAAGTGGATCCGTGGTCATCTGCGCATGACCGACAAGATCGAGAGTGAGCATTTCTTTGTACGTAAGAACGGCCTGCTGTTTGCCACCCCGCTGCTGCTGGTGCTGATTCTGGTGGAGCTGAGTGACGTGATTTTCGCGGTAGACAGTATCCCGGCTATCTTCGCCGTGACCACTGACCCGTTTATCGTTCTGACCTCTAACCTGTTCGCCATTCTTGGCCTGCGTGCCATGTACTTCCTGCTGGCGGGCGCGGCGGAGCGCTTCTCAATGCTGAAGTACGGCCTGTCGGTGATCCTGGTATTTATCGGTATCAAGATGCTGATTGTCGATTTCTACCATATCCCGATCGCCATTTCGCTCGGCGTGGTGTTTGGCATTCTGAACGTGACGCTGATTATCAATACCTGGGTTAACCGCCAGCACGATAGAAAGCAGCAGGTTTAG